The proteins below come from a single Lodderomyces elongisporus chromosome 3, complete sequence genomic window:
- the TFB2 gene encoding RNA polymerase II transcription factor B 52 kDa subunit (BUSCO:EOG09261QR8): protein MSSNLFKATVNEYLEDLPKAVQLKLYEAPATCLAIYRLLSSMAKFYIMSMIFTEKPVSMKDLTKWCKPSAKKLEFDALKRLESLHLIEFDSKGTHLRLNTIFRTNFRDCLTGSQDPNAFGSVSTTADPNKVDLAFLDSFASQKWESILHFMVGTEGTKPPSKSVLSLLKLGGLMEQHEEDGTLNITNTGFQFLLQDVNAQIWTLLLQYLNLTQELNMDAVDVLNFIFILGSLELGNSYSVSNLSETQVSMLADLKDYGLVYQKSDTSSRFYPTRLATTLTSDSAALKTPSMAVEQALDETETSLASSTQTKESIIIETNFKMYAYTNSPLEIAILNLFVHMKTRFSNMICGQITRESIRNALYNGITADQIIKFLETHAHPQMRALAKERLDKKVEFDASHNINTAGGAPQSKTDGAISQHRLEVLPPNVVDQIKLWQLELDRIQTFDGYLFKDFANQQEYDMLSNYAAEIGVLIWADKVKKKFFVTKDGMTQVAEFANRKLR from the coding sequence ATGTCCTCAAATCTTTTTAAAGCAACTGTCAATGAGTATTTAGAAGATCTACCGAAAGCTGTTCAACTTAAGCTTTATGAAGCACCAGCCACGTGTCTTGCCATTTATAgacttctttcttcaatgGCAAAATTCTACATCATGTCGATGATATTCACCGAAAAGCCTGTGTCCATGAAGGACTTGACTAAATGGTGCAAACCTCTGGCGAAAAAGCTTGAGTTTGATGCGTTAAAACGACTAGAGTCTCTTCATCTCATCGAGTTTGATAGCAAGGGAACGCACCTTCGACTAAACACCATATTCCGCACCAATTTCAGAGACTGCTTGACAGGTTCTCAGGATCCGAATGCATTTGGAAGTGTGAGCACTACAGCGGATCCAAATAAGGTGGACTTGGCCTTTCTTGACTCGTTTGCTTCTCAAAAATGGGAGAGTATTTTGCATTTTATGGTGGGAACAGAGGGAACAAAACCACCTTCAAAATCAGTGTTGAGCTTATTGAAACTTGGGGGTTTAATGGAGCAACATGAAGAGGATGGCACTCTCAACATTACCAATACTGGCTTTcagtttcttttgcaaGATGTCAATGCGCAGATATGGACATTATTGTTGCAGTACTTGAACCTTACTCAGGAACTCAACATGGATGCAGTGGATGTGCTAAATTTCATATTTATTCTCGGTTCATTGGAGTTGGGAAACAGTTACTCTGTTTCGAATTTAAGTGAAACCCAGGTGAGCATGCTTGCTGATTTGAAAGACTACGGGCTAGTTTATCAGAAAAGCGACACCTCAAGTCGATTTTATCCAACTAGACTTGCTACAACCTTGACTTCGGACTCAGCAGCATTGAAAACCCCCTCAATGGCAGTGGAGCAGGCTTTGGATGAGACGGAGACTTCGTTGGCGTCATCGACGCAGACGAAAGAGTCTATCATTATTGAAACAAACTTTAAAATGTATGCTTATACCAATTCACCATTGGAAATTGCTATATTGAATTTGTTTGTGCACATGAAGACCAGATTTTCAAATATGATTTGTGGTCAAATAACCCGTGAATCGATTCGAAATGCGCTATACAATGGTATTACGGCAGACCAAATCATTAAATTCTTGGAGACGCATGCGCACCCACAAATGAGAGCATTGGCCAAGGAGAGGTTGGATAAGAAAGTCGAATTCGATGCTAGTCATAATATTAATACGGCAGGTGGTGCACCTCAAAGTAAAACCGATGGTGCAATTTCGCAACACAGATTGGAAGTGCTCCCACCAAACGTTGTAGACCAAATAAAATTATGGCAGCTTGAATTGGACCGGATCCAAACTTTTGACGGGTACTTGTTCAAAGATTTTGCCAATCAGCAGGAGTATGATATGTTGTCCAATTATGCAGCAGAAATTGGAGTGCTTATATGGGCAgataaagtaaagaaaaagtttttcGTTACGAAAGATGGGATGACACAAGTTGCCGAATTTGCTAATAGAAAACTTAGGTAG
- the STE13 gene encoding Dipeptidyl aminopeptidase (MEROPS:MER0000404) yields MFPTSKRNSPYGDGEVYELVEQNPSFLTKQSNSSHHKDEGEQEQNENENEGEGKEGTSLRRSDESQFSAFFEDIEQCSMGSNPGDDGSGGNNKRDFHDDPIFHAILRRYHKEGISVKICSGISIFCVIIWIGAVILYSQLQPLQLIDKVKWQTSIQISGQNITLNRYDPAFNNITFENWRRGEYKSHMQPVVWLAESQYPKDNNGGGFYLTTRSKEQIVINQINSGYEKVFIENRKFAYQNNFFYIEDLVPNPAKAIDELNSVHLVKTNGLSQWRHSSFALYWLYNPMLASFQPIKPPSDSNGEKRNLPDLESLVKLHFAEFSPDGKYIVFGFEHNLYIQELETDNVFQITHDGSPAIFNGKPDWVYEEEVVATDRMIWWSPDSQNLAFAKLNDSLVHDVDINYYVKPNNQVGMSYQQPDDNQQLARESNQYPLHTAIKYPKPGTNNPLVTIHVCNIDSKNIIQIGDDETNDETIGHDYILYQGAWIDKDSFLMKQTDRTSSLVLKRLFQLSSSASTIVHAENITTAYGGWTERMKPFTVVKNGLEEANKYIDTVVVDGKNYLAMYDSPSSTSPSKVFDKYQAIGEAFYDKQENYIYFLTNNKSPMDSHLIGVGLKLGNYLEITDVKSDGYYSTQFAPNGRLVNLLYEGPGEPWQKLLSMVEIHDQIGEGEDSNDNGGNGGSGSSVKTTTEAAIKEVIDHQPLLNKVKEFSEKIETLNLPTVVYKEIKLKKEDIKISVKEIFPPNFNPKNGRKYPVVVHAYGGPGSQVLFKKFDIDFLQILSANLDSIVLLVEPRGTGGRNWEFEAFASRKIGYWEPRDIQTFTSEYLAVNKEFVDPQHVAIWGWSYGGFTTLKTLEYDAGSIFKYGIAIAPVTNWLFYDSIYTERIMKHPSENYNYKETSRINDVEKIAKAKRFLLMHGSSDDNVHIQNSMWLLDKLQTANVTNYDFEIFPDSNHNINYRNAGNMVYGKILRWLKDAFNGKLDDLN; encoded by the coding sequence ATGTTTCCTACTAGCAAACGAAATTCACCGTATGGTGATGGGGAAGTATATGAATTGGTTGAACAGAACCCGAGCTTTCTTACAAAACAGAGTAACTCAAGTCACCATAAAGACGAAggagaacaagaacaaaatgaaaatgaaaatgaaggtGAAGGTAAGGAAGGAACATCCTTACGACGATCTGACGAGTCACAATTTTCTGCCTTTTTTGAGGACATAGAACAATGCTCCATGGGATCCAACCCTGGTGATGATGGTAGTGGcggcaacaacaaacgTGACTTTCATGATGACCCTATCTTCCATGCCATACTACGCAGATACCACAAGGAAGGTATTAGTGTTAAGATTTGTAGTGGAATCCTGATATTCTGTGTCATTATTTGGATTGGGGCAGTTATATTATACTCGCAGCTACAGCCGCTTCAATTGATCGATAAGGTAAAGTGGCAGACCTCGATTCAAATAAGCGGCCAAAATATTACACTTAATCGCTATGATCCCGCATTTAACAATAttacttttgaaaattggAGACGTGGTGAATACAAATCCCATATGCAACCAGTCGTGTGGCTAGCCGAGAGTCAATATCCAAAAGATAACAATGGAGGAGGATTTTATTTGACTACAAGGAGCAAAGAACAAATCGTCATCAATCAGATCAATTCCGGCTATGAAAAGGTGTTTAttgaaaacagaaaattTGCTTATCAAAATAACTTCTTCTATATTGAAGATTTAGTGCCAAATCCAGCAAAGGCTATAGACGAGTTGAATAGCGTGCATCTTGTTAAAACAAATGGCTTATCTCAATGGAGACACCTGTCATTTGCACTTTACTGGCTCTATAACCCGATGTTGGCATCATTCCAGCCTATTAAGCCGCCTAGTGATAGCAATggtgaaaagagaaaccTTCCAGACTTGGAATCATTGGTCAAGTTGCACTTTGCTGAATTTTCACCTGATGGGAAATATATTGTGTTTGGTTTCGAGCATAACTTGTATATTCAAGAATTAGAAACCGATAATGTTTTCCAAATAACCCATGACGGTTCGCCTGCAATCTTCAACGGGAAACCAGATTGGGTTTACGAAGAGGAGGTTGTTGCTACAGATCGAATGATTTGGTGGTCACCCGATTCGCAAAACTTGGCGTTTGCTAAGCTCAACGATTCCTTAGTACATGACGTTGATATAAACTATTATGTGAAACCTAATAACCAAGTAGGAATGCTGTATCAACAACCAGATGACAatcaacaacttgcacgtGAGTCAAATCAATATCCCTTGCATACAGCCATCAAATACCCCAAGCCAGGGACTAATAATCCGCTTGTTACTATCCATGTCTGCAATATTGACTCAAAAAACATTATACAAATTGGAGATGATGAAACTAATGATGAAACCATTGGCCATGATTATATCTTATATCAAGGTGCATGGATTGACAAAGATAGTTTTTTGATGAAGCAGACGGATCGTACCAGCtctttggttttgaaaAGGCTTTTTCAATTGTCAAGTTCCGCGTCTACTATTGTTCATGCTGAAAATATCACCACTGCTTATGGTGGTTGGACCGAAAGAATGAAACCATTCACAGTTGTTAAAAACGGACTTGAAGAAGCAAACAAGTACATTGACACTGTCGTTGTCGATGGCAAAAACTATTTGGCTATGTATGATCTGCCAAGTAGCACTTCTCCGCTGAAAGTATTTGATAAATATCAAGCAATTGGAGAGGCATTCTATGATAAACAAGAGaattatatttatttccttacaaacaacaagagtCCAATGGACTCGCATCTAATTGGGGTTGGCCTCAAACTAGGGAACTATTTGGAGATCACTGACGTAAAGCTGGACGGCTATTATTCAACTCAATTTGCGCCCAATGGTAGACTTGTTAATTTACTTTATGAGGGCCCTGGTGAACCTTGGCAAAAGCTTTTAAGTATGGTCGAAATACATGATCAGATAGGTGAAGGAGAAGATAGTAATGACAATGGAGGTAATGGTGggagtggtagtagtgtcAAAACGACAACTGAAGCAGCAATAAAAGAAGTCATTGATCACCAACCACTATTGAACAAGGTAAAAGAGTTTagtgaaaaaattgagacGTTAAATTTACCCACAGTAGTTTATAAAGaaatcaaactcaaaaagGAGGATATCAAGATAAGTGTCAAGGAAATATTTCCTCCTAATTTCAATCCTAAAAATGGTAGGAAATACCCAGTCGTTGTACATGCATATGGAGGACCGGGATCTCAGGTTTTGttcaaaaaatttgatattgattttttgcaaattctAAGCGCCAATTTGGACTCTATAGTGCTCTTAGTTGAACCTCGTGGCACTGGAGGCAGGAACTGGGAGTTTGAGGCATTTGCTAGTAGAAAGATTGGGTATTGGGAACCCCGTGACATCCAAACATTCACATCAGAATATCTTGCTGTCAACAAGGAATTTGTGGATCCGCAACATGTGGCAATCTGGGGCTGGTCTTATGGAGGATTCACGACACTAAAAACTTTAGAATATGATGCAGGCTCTATATTCAAGTATGGTATTGCCATTGCACCAGTGACGAACTGGCTATTCTACGACTCAATTTACACGGAAAGAATTATGAAACATCCACTGGAAAACTACAATTACAAAGAAACATCTAGAATCAAcgatgttgaaaaaatcgcaaaagcaaagagaTTCCTATTAATGCATGGTTCAAGCGATGATAATGTTCATATTCAAAACTCCATGTGGCTCTTGGATAAACTACAAACTGCAAATGTAACTAATTATGACTTTGAGATATTTCCCGATAGTAACCATAACATAAACTATCGTAATGCAGGAAATATGGTATATGGTAAGATTCTTCGTTGGTTAAAGGATGCATTCAATGGAAAACTTGATGACTTGAATTAA
- the ODC1 gene encoding Mitochondrial 2-oxoadipate and 2-oxoglutarate transporter (BUSCO:EOG09263A5D), with the protein MADPAPLPFIYQFISGAVAGVSEILVMYPLDVVKTRQQLDSTGTTGGTINCLRTIVREEGFSRLYKGITAPILMEAPKRATKFAANDEWGKFYKKAFDVQQMTQSLAILTGATAGATESFVVVPFELVKIRLQDKTTKFNGMGEVIKDIVQKNGVLGLYKGLESTMWRHIWWNAGYFGCIHQVKGLMPKPKDSTQKTLIDLTCGTIGGTVGTVLNTPFDVVKSRIQAGSSRYKWTYPSLGMVAKEEGFAALYKGFIPKVLRLGPGGGILLVVFTACMDFFRKMRDEK; encoded by the coding sequence ATGGCAGACCCAGCACCATTACCTTTCATATATCAATTCATTTCGGGAGCAGTAGCAGGGGTCTCAGAGATCCTTGTAATGTACCCATTGGATGTCGTCAAGACTAGACAACAATTGGACTCCACAGGAACCACCGGCGGCACAATCAATTGCTTAAGAACAATTGTCCGTGAAGAAGGGTTTTCAAGGTTATACAAAGGTATCACTGCTCCGATCTTGATGGAGGCTCCCAAGAGGGCTACAAAATTCGCTGCTAATGATGAATGGGGAAAATTCTACAAGAAGGCATTTGACGTTCAGCAAATGACACAATCATTGGCTATATTGACTGGTGCTACTGCCGGTGCTACCGAATCATTTGTCGTTGTTCCATTCGAATTGGTGAAGATCAGATTACAAGACAAGACCACAAAATTCAATGGTATGGGCGAAGTTATCAAGGATATTGTCCAAAAGAATGGTGTACTCGGATTATACAAGGGTCTTGAATCTACAATGTGGAGACACATCTGGTGGAATGCCGGATATTTCGGATGCATCCACCAAGTTAAAGGCTTGATGCCAAAACCAAAGGATTCGACtcaaaaaactttgatAGACTTGACGTGTGGTACAATTGGTGGTACCGTTGGTACCGTTTTAAACACACCATTTGACGTGGTCAAATCAAGAATCCAGGCCGGTTCGTCAAGGTATAAATGGACTTACCCATCATTGGGCATGGTTGCCAAGGAAGAAGGTTTCGCTGCATTGTACAAAGGTTTCATTCCAAAAGTGTTGAGATTAGGTCCTGGTGGAGGTATCTTGTTGGTGGTTTTTACTGCATGCATGGATTTCTTCAGAAAGATGCGCGATGAGAAATGA
- a CDS encoding uncharacterized protein (BUSCO:EOG092640WA), which produces MKLALVIRFTNALSSTEQIPDLSLPITINFEKDDINKLVNVSWLKACIRSKAAGCAKRRLKLIYNGRVLNDKTDFEKEVLSSQKSRLNDNDRIYIHCVVGEELTNSQLQEENRLDNKPQEVTTTPNVIGFDRLLQQGFSAEDVSDLRRQFLSIYGNNAVSGSNAAGRDIADLEEIENNQRAMRELEERWIESTSGTGAGAGAGAGMGTSTSTSTGTGTGVNMGGVGGGADNAGNNNSSQQENTEQTQQIQSLDMDESHVNEDLLLGFCIGVFLGIISVVFLLVDDSIFNKRQKMSVIAGLFINFSLAIVRGQWI; this is translated from the coding sequence ATGAAGTTGGCACTAGTTATAAGATTCACCAATGCGTTATCTTCAACTGAACAGATTCCTGATTTGTCTTTACCAATAACCATCAACTTCGAAAAGGATGACATCAACAAATTAGTCAATGTACTGTGGTTGAAGGCTTGTATCCGAAGTAAAGCCGCAGGATGTGCAAAGAGGCGGTTGAAATTAATATACAATGGACGCGTTTTGAATGATAAAACAGACTTTGAGAAAGAAGTGTTGAGCTCACAAAAGTCTCGATTGAATGATAATGAccgtatatacatacactgTGTTGTTGGGGAAGAGCTCACCAATAGCCAACTCCAAGAAGAAAATCGGCTTGACAATAAACCGCAAGAGGTTACTACGACACCCAACGTTATTGGGTTTGACAGATTGTTGCAACAAGGATTTTCTGCAGAAGACGTGAGTGATTTACGAAGACAATTTTTACTGATATATGGCAACAATGCAGTTTCCGGAAGCAACGCGGCAGGACGGGACATTGCTGATCTTgaagagattgaaaataatCAAAGAGCAATGCGTGAGTTGGAAGAAAGATGGATCGAATCCACATCAGGcactggtgctggtgctggtgctggtgctggtatGGGCACGAGTACGAGTACGAGTACTGGTACGGGTACTGGTGTTAATATGGGAGGCGTAGGAGGAGGTGCCGATAATGCTGGTAATAACAATTCATCACAGCAAGAAAACACTGAACAAACTCAACAGATTCAGTCATTGGACATGGACGAGAGTCATGTGAATGAAGATTTGCTTCTTGGGTTTTGCATTGGTGTGTTTTTAGGAATAATATCGGTGGTGTTTTTACTAGTAGATGACTCGATATTCAACAAGAGGCAAAAGATGTCGGTGATAGCAGGTCTATTCATCAACTTCTCCTTGGCAATTGTTCGAGGTCAATGGATTTGA
- the BNA1 gene encoding 3-hydroxyanthranilic acid dioxygenase — MPLPEPLNIKAWVEENEHLLKPPVNNFCLHRGGFTVMIVGGPNERSDYHINQTPEYFYQYKGTMCLKVVDEGKFRDIYIREGDTFLLPPNVPHNPCRFENTVGIVVEQDRPKGVNDRIRWYCARCESIVCEEEFYLTDLGTQIKDAIVAFDSNIEAKTCKNCGHVNSSKREPAEF; from the coding sequence atgcCACTTCCAGAGCCATTGAACATTAAAGCTTGGGTAGAGGAAAATGAGCACTTACTCAAGCCTCCTGTCAATAATTTTTGCTTACATCGTGGAGGATTCACAGTGATGATAGTGGGAGGACCTAATGAGAGAAGTGATTACCATATCAACCAGACGCCAGAATATTTCTACCAATATAAAGGAACAATGTGTTTAAAAGTTGTCGATGAAGGCAAATTTAGAGACATTTATATCCGTGAAGGTGACACATTTTTATTACCGCCAAATGTTCCTCACAATCCATGCAGATTTGAAAACACCGTGggaattgttgttgagcaaGATCGACCTAAAGGTGTTAATGACCGAATAAGGTGGTACTGCGCCCGATGCGAGAGTATTGTATGTGAAGAAGAGTTTTACCTCACGGATTTAGGTACACAAATTAAAGACGCCATTGTTGCGTTTGACTCAAATATCGAGGCCAAGACATGCAAAAATTGCGGACATGTCAATTCTTCTAAAAGGGAACCAGCAGAATTCTAA
- the GTS1 gene encoding Protein gts1 — MSRRYQKNIEKQLLDLVNERGNNNKCGECGTGYPTWASYNLGIFLCGRCASVHKRILGPPHNDISKVKSLTLDHWNEDQVRRLGKIGNQKARRKWNSKKVPFPFDGDDDIAVVEQYIRDKYILGKFRDNDDVDPSEFDDRSSSGYDSHLRPSMGSRQGSRSKSRSRSNSAFSVYQIPKLTHRKLTTFEYTQYNAQADKIRGYGYNDRDAVLESLLLSNGNVDKALDILDQDTRINPAKEEIAPSLPSRPRPQAQPQPQSQSQSQSQISTTSSATPSTSDWWSGNQPPSANSVNLSTMTTGVQQPQIYQYTDPVTGQITYVDSNGQEYLDPNNPQHQQQLMNISNPQLIAQQTNKQNILSLYNNPTGVQQPQQTSQQQFGIQQTGFGPQQTGFLPQQPTQFTAFSPGQQQPVPPPPSQQQQQQQSQFTGFGQPQQTGYFGQPQQGYFR, encoded by the coding sequence ATGTCAAGAAggtatcaaaaaaatatcgAGAAACAGCTTCTCGATCTTGTCAATGAGAGAGGCAACAATAACAAGTGTGGAGAATGTGGAACTGGATACCCAACATGGGCTTCTTATAACCTTGGTATTTTTCTATGCGGACGATGCGCCTCGGTTCACAAAAGAATCTTGGGTCCACCTCATAACGATATATCCAAAGTCAAATCACTTACATTAGACCATTGGAACGAAGACCAAGTACGTCGATTGGGTAAGATTGGTAATCAAAAGGCACGGAGAAAGTGGAATAGCAAAAAAGTCCCTTTCCCttttgatggtgatgatgacaTAGCCGTAGTAGAGCAATATATCCGCGATAAGTATATTTTGGGCAAGTTCCGTGATAATGACGACGTCGATCCCTCTGAGTTCGATGACCGTCTGAGTAGTGGATACGATTCACATTTGAGACCGTCAATGGGACTGAGGCAAGGTCTGAGACTGAAACTGAGACTGAGGTCAAATAGTGCTTTTAGCGTTTACCAAATTCCGAAATTAACACATAGAAAGTTGACTACATTCGAATATACTCAATACAATGCGCAAGCAGATAAGATTCGAGGCTATGGGTACAATGATAGGGATGCAGTATTGGAAAGTCTTTTGCTAAGCAATGGTAATGTTGATAAGGCACTTGATATATTGGATCAAGATACAAGAATAAACCCAGCAAAAGAGGAGATTGCCCCTTCGTTACCCTCGAGACCACGCCCACAAGCTCAACCGCAACCGCAATCGCAATCTCAATCACAGTCACAAATTTCAACCACATCTTCGGCAACACCTTCGACATCTGACTGGTGGAGCGGAAATCAGCCACCATCGGCAAACAGTGTTAATTTGTCCACAATGACAACTGGTGTTCAACAACCGCAGATTTACCAATACACAGATCCTGTAACTGGACAAATAACGTATGTCGATTCCAATGGTCAAGAGTATCTCGATCCTAATAATCCacagcatcaacaacaactcaTGAATATATCAAATCCACAATTGATtgcacaacaaacaaataaacaaaacatatTATCTTTGTATAACAATCCAACAGGTGTCCAACAACCCCAACAAAcatcacaacaacaatttggaATTCAACAGACTGGATTTGGACCACAACAAACGGGATTTCTTCCACAACAACCTACTCAATTCACAGCATTTTCGCCGGGACAGCAACAACCagtaccaccaccaccatcacaacagcaacagcaacagcaatcACAATTTACTGGATTTGGTCAACCCCAACAAACGGGTTATTTTGGTCAACCACAACAAGGATATTTTCGTTAA
- a CDS encoding uncharacterized protein (CAZy:AA3), with amino-acid sequence MSTFLPDVATMKHVETFACLSDGIIHDAAIPSLKEVVNGALTEEELEVYTKRLSRPSQIPEFKNAVLEIINHNTTQATQLFIILMTALDSRILAPTLTNSITLVKDMDLKQREALIASLRDSPISAKRKLFRLVCSLTLKVFASLGDELHNKAIHYPGKSVRESAYDGHVVDPFRYEFVSKPQFDGAELYLPDIDVIIIGSGAGAGVVAHTLANDGFKSLILEKGKYFSPQEYVFDDCEGMQELYQSEGVVTTTNSQLFILAGSTFGGGTTVNWSACLKTPFKVRKEWYDDYGLDFAATDTYDKCQDYVWKQMGASTEGITHSLANEVVIEGGKKLGYKSKEIDQNSGGHPHHPCGFCFLGCRYGIKQGSAVNWFRDAAARGSKFMQQVRVLQIIHKNGVATGLLCQDEETGTKFKITGPKKFVVSAGSLNTPVVLQNSGFKNKHIGKNLTLHPVTTVFGDFGQDVQANHSDKSIMTSVCTQVDDLDGKAHGAKIETILNTPAIQAAFLPWRGSDETRKDLLRYNQMCAMLLITRDTSTGSVKVDPNRPESLYVDYTVSKFDKNALLQAMLITSDMLYIEGAKRILSPQPWVPVFESDTPKEKRSIKDQDYVEWRAKVAKIPLDDYGTPYGSAHQMSSCRMSGKGPKYGACDTKGRLFEASNIYIADASCLPTASGANPMITTMAISRHVALELCNALKTKPKL; translated from the coding sequence ATGTCAACTTTTTTACCTGACGTTGCTACTATGAAGCACGTTGAGACATTTGCTTGTCTTTCAGACGGTATCATTCATGACGCGGCAATACCATCTCTTAAGGAGGTTGTCAATGGAGCATTAACAGAAGAAGAGCTTGAAGTGTATACAAAGAGATTATCGAGACCCTCACAGATCCCTGAGTTTAAAAATGCCGTTTTGGAAATCATCAACCACAACACAACTCAAGCGACCCAGTTATTCATTATTTTGATGACCGCATTGGACTCGAGAATCTTGGCACCAACCTTAACAAACTCGATAACTCTAGTCAAGGATATGGATTTGAAGCAACGTGAAGCCTTGATTGCTTCTTTGCGTGATTCTCCCATTTCGGCTAAAAGAAAGTTGTTTAGATTGGTATGCTCATTGACTTTAAAAGTTTTTGCTTCCCTTGGAGATGAGTTGCACAATAAAGCCATCCATTACCCTGGTAAATCTGTACGTGAAAGCGCTTATGATGGTCATGTTGTTGATCCCTTTAGGTACGAATTTGTTTCCAAACCACAATTTGACGGCGCTGAATTGTATCTTCCTGATATTGATGTGATTATTATTGGctctggtgctggtgctggtgtcGTTGCACATACGTTGGCCAACGACGGCTTTAAATCATTGATTTTGGAGAAGGGAAAGTATTTTCTGCCTCAAGAATATGTATTTGATGACTGCGAAGGTATGCAAGAATTGTATCAAAGCGAGGGGGTTGTGACCACGACCAACTCtcaattgtttattttggCAGGCTCAActtttggtggtggtacAACAGTTAATTGGTCTGCATGCTTAAAGACTCCCTTTAAAGTGAGAAAAGAATGGTACGACGATTACGGTTTAGACTTTGCTGCAACAGACACATATGACAAATGCCAGGATTATGTTTGGAAGCAAATGGGTGCGTCAACAGAAGGTATTACGCATTCATTGGCCAATGAAGTTGTAATTGAAGGTGGTAAGAAGTTGGGctacaaaagcaaagaaattgaCCAAAATAGCGGTGGTCATCCTCACCATCCATGTggattttgctttttgggTTGCAGATATGGAATCAAACAAGGATCAGCTGTCAATTGGTTTAGAGATGCTGCTGCACGTGGTTCCAAATTTATGCAACAGGTTAGAGTCTTGCAAATCATCCACAAGAATGGTGTTGCAACGGGTCTCTTGTGtcaagatgaagaaacaGGAACAAAGTTCAAGATTACAGggccaaaaaaatttgttgtaTCTGCTGGCTCATTAAATACACCCGTTGTGTTGCAAAACTCTGGTTTTAAAAACAAGCATATCGGAAAGAATTTGACTTTGCATCCAGTTACAACAGTTTTTGGAGATTTTGGTCAAGATGTTCAAGCTAACCACAGTGACAAATCCATCATGACATCTGTTTGCACACAAGTTGATGACTTGGATGGAAAGGCTCACGGTGCAAAGATTGAAACGATTTTAAATACCCCTGCTATCCAAGCAGCGTTCTTACCATGGCGTGGTAGTGATGAAACAAGAAAGGACTTGTTACGCTACAATCAAATGTGTGCAATGTTGCTTATTACTCGTGACACCTCTACTGGCTCAGTTAAAGTCGATCCAAATAGACCAGAGTCATTATACGTTGACTATACTGTTAGCAAGTTTGACAAGAATGCGTTATTGCAGGCAATGCTCATTACTTCAGACATGCTTTACATCGAAGGAGCCAAGAGAATATTAAGTCCACAACCTTGGGTTCCAGTTTTTGAGTCTGACACTCCAAAGGAGAAGAGATCCATTAAGGATCAAGATTATGTTGAATGGAGGGCGAAAGTTGCAAAGATTCCACTTGATGATTACGGAACTCCTTATGGAAGTGCACATCAAATGTCAAGCTGTAGAATGTCAGGCAAGGGTCCCAAATATGGTGCATGTGATACAAAGGGTCGTTTATTTGAAGCCTCGAATATTTACATCGCCGATGCTAGTTGCTTGCCAACTGCAAGTGGTGCAAACCCAATGATAACCACAATGGCTATTTCAAGACATGTTGCATTAGAGTTGTGCAACGCTTTAAAGACCAAACCAAAATTGTAG